The following proteins are co-located in the Vigna angularis cultivar LongXiaoDou No.4 chromosome 2, ASM1680809v1, whole genome shotgun sequence genome:
- the LOC108328992 gene encoding probably inactive leucine-rich repeat receptor-like protein kinase At3g28040 encodes MSISQFRSRVLSFLISVSCFLTCLGNNDVPVQLNDDVLGLIVFKSDLQDPSSYLASWNEDDASPCSWQFVQCNPQTGRVSEVSLDGLGLSGKIGRGLEKLQHLTVLSLSHNNLSGSISPSLTLSNTLERLNLSHNSLSGSIPTSFVNMNSIKFLDLSENSFTGSIPENFFDTCSSLHHISLARNMFDGSVPGSLPRCSSLNSLNLSNNRFSGNVNFNGIWSLTRLRTLDLSNNALSGSLPNGISSIHNLKEILLQGNQFSGPLSTDIGFCLHLSRLDFSDNQFSGELPDSLGRLSSLSYFKASNNFFTSEFPQWIGNLTSLEYLELSNNEFTGSIPQSIGELGSLSHLGVSSNKLVGTIPSSLSSCTKLSVIHLRGNGFNGSIPEGLFGLGLEEIDLSRNELSGSIPAGSSRLLETLTSLDLSDNHLHGNIPAETGLLSKLSYLNLSWNDLQSQMPPEFGLLQNLAVLDIRNSGLRGSVPADICDSGNLAVLQLDGNSLQGNIPEEIGNCSSLYLLSLSHNNLTGSIPKSMSKINKLKILKLEFNELSGEIPMELGMLQNLLAVNISYNRLTGRLPTGRTFQNLDKSSLEGNLGLCSPLLQGPCKMNVPKPLVLDPNAYNNQISPQRQRNESSESGSVHRHRFLSVSAIVAISASFVIVLGVIAVSLLNVSVRRRLSFVDNALESMCSSSSRSGSPATGKLILFDSQSSPDWISNPESLLNKASEIGEGVFGTLYKVPLGSQGRMVAIKKLISTNIIQYPEDFDREVRILGKARHPNLIALKGYYWTPQLQLLVTEFAPNGSLQAKLHERLPSSPPLSWPMRFKILLGTAKGIAHLHHSFRPPIIHYNIKPSNILLDENCNPKISDFGLARLLTKLDRHVMSNRFQSALGYVAPELACQSLRVNEKCDVYGFGVMILELVTGRRPVEYGEDNVLILNDHVRVLLEQGNVLECVDQSMNEYPEDEVLPVLKLAMVCTSQIPSSRPTMAEVVQILQVIKTPVPQRMEVF; translated from the exons ATGAGTATTTCTCAGTTTCGATCGAGAGTTTTGAGTTTTCTGATTTCAGTTTCCTGTTTTCTGACATGCTTAGGAAACAATGACGTGCCTGTCCAGTTGAATGATGATGTTCTTGGCTTGATTGTGTTCAAATCAGACCTTCAAGACCCTTCTTCTTATCTTGCTTCATGGAATGAAGACGATGCCAGTCCATGTTCATGGCAGTTCGTGCAGTGCAATCCTCAGACCGGAAGAGTTTCTGAGGTCTCATTGGATGGCTTGGGATTATCTGGGAAGATTGGAAGAGGACTTGAGAAGTTGCAGCATCTTACGGTACTGTCCCTTTCTCATAACAACTTGAGTGGGAGTATCAGTCCATCTCTTACTCTTTCAAATACTCTTGAGAGACTCAACCTTAGTCACAATTCTCTTTCTGGTTCAATCCCTACTTCTTTTGTGAATATGAATTCAATAAAGTTTCTTGATCTTTCTGAGAATTCATTCACGGGATCAATCCCTGAGAATTTTTTTGATACTTGTTCTTCCCTTCATCACATTTCTCTAGCTAGGAACATGTTCGATGGGTCGGTTCCTGGTTCACTGCCTAGGTGCTCCTCGTTGAATAGCCTTAATCTTTCCAATAATCGTTTCTCTGGTAATGTGAACTTTAATGGGATTTGGTCACTGACCAGGCTTAGAACTTTGGATCTATCCAACAATGCCTTATCTGGGTCTTTACCTAATGGAATTTCATCCATACATAACTTGAAGGAGATCCTATTACAAGGTAACCAGTTTTCAGGTCCTTTATCCACTGATATTGGATTCTGCCTGCATCTGAGTAGGTTGGATTTTAGTGATAATCAGTTCAGTGGAGAACTACCTGATTCACTTGGGAGGCTTAGTTCTTTGAGCTATTTCAAAgcatcaaataattttttcaccAGCGAATTCCCTCAATGGATTGGTAACCTTACCAGTCTGGAGTACCTAGAGCTTTCAAACAATGAATTCACTGGAAGCATCCCACAGTCAATAGGGGAACTGGGGTCACTGTCTCATCTGGGAGTTTCAAGTAACAAGCTTGTTGGAACTATTCCATCATCACTAAGTTCCTGCACGAAGTTATCTGTGATCCATCTCAGAGGCAATGGTTTCAATGGCAGCATTCCAGAGGGTTTGTTTGGCCTAGGATTGGAGGAAATAGACTTGTCCCGCAATGAATTGAGTGGCTCAATTCCAGCAGGATCTAGCAGGCTCTTGGAAACTCTAACCAGCTTGGATCTTTCAGATAACCATCTCCACGGGAATATCCCTGCAGAAACTGGTCTTCTTTCAAAACTAAGCTATTTGAATCTGTCTTGGAATGATCTTCAATCACAGATGCCTCCAGAATTTGGCCTCCTTCAGAATCTAGCAGTTTTGGATATTCGAAACAGTGGCTTGCGTGGTTCAGTTCCAGCAGATATATGCGACTCAGGCAATTTAGCTGTCCTCCAACTAGATGGAAATTCATTGCAAGGGAATATTCCAGAAGAGATTGGGAATTGCAGCTCTCTTTACTTGCT GAGTTTGTCTCACAATAACTTGACTGGTTCAATTCCGAAGTCCATGTCAAAGATAAACAAGCTAAAAATCCTGAAACTGGAATTCAATGAACTAAGTGGAGAGATACCAATGGAGCTTGGAATGCTTCAGAATCTACTTGCTGTGAACATATCATACAACAGGCTCACAGGCAGGCTTCCTACAGGTAGAACATTTCAGAACTTGGACAAAAGTTCCTTGGAAGGAAACCTGGGTCTATGCTCACCCTTGTTGCAGGGTCCGTGCAAGATGAATGTCCCCAAGCCACTGGTGCTTGACCCAAATGCATATAACAACCAAATAAGCCCTCAAAGGCAAAGAAACGAATCATCTGAGTCAGGATCGGTCCACCGCCACAGGTTTCTTAGCGTATCTGCCATTGTAGCGATATCTGCATCTTTTGTGATTGTATTAGGAGTGATTGCTGTTAGCCTGCTTAATGTTTCTGTGAGGAGAAGGCTATCATTTGTGGATAATGCTTTGGAAAGCATGTGCTCAAGCTCTTCAAGATCAGGGAGTCCAGCCACTGGAAAGCTAATCCTGTTTGATTCCCAGTCCTCACCTGATTGGATCAGCAATCCTGAGTCCTTGCTCAACAAGGCATCAGAGATTGGAGAAGGAGTCTTTGGAACCCTCTACAAGGTTCCATTGGGATCACAAGGTAGAATGGTCGCAATCAAGAAGCTTATATCCACAAACATAATCCAATATCCAGAAGACTTTGACAGGGAGGTAAGGATCCTAGGGAAAGCAAGGCACCCAAATCTAATAGCATTGAAAGGATATTATTGGACTCCTCAATTACAGCTTTTAGTAACTGAGTTTGCACCAAATGGTAGCTTGCAAGCCAAGCTACATGAGAGGCTTCCTTCTAGTCCTCCTCTTTCTTGGCCTATGAGGTTCAAAATTTTGCTTGGAACAGCAAAAGGGATTGCTCATTTGCACCATTCTTTCCGTCCACCAATCATCCACTACAACATAAAGCCAAGTAACATTCTGCTAGATGAAAATTGCAACCCCAAGATCTCAGATTTCGGGTTAGCTCGGCTTCTGACAAAGCTAGACAGGCATGTGATGAGCAATAGGTTTCAGAGTGCATTAGGATATGTGGCACCAGAATTGGCGTGCCAGAGCCTAAGGGTGAATGAGAAATGTGATGTGTATGGTTTTGGGGTGATGATCCTTGAGTTGGTGACAGGTAGGAGGCCAGTGGAGTATGGTGAAGACAATGTGCTTATACTGAATGACCATGTGAGGGTGCTGCTTGAGCAAGGTAATGTGTTGGAGTGTGTGGATCAAAGTATGAATGAGTACCCAGAAGATGAGGTATTGCCTGTTCTAAAGCTAGCAATGGTATGCACCTCTCAAATTCCTTCTAGCAGGCCAACTATGGCTGAAGTGGTGCAAATACTGCAGGTCATTAAAACACCAGTTCCTCAAAGGATGGAAGTGTTTTGA